The Flavobacterium piscisymbiosum genome includes a region encoding these proteins:
- a CDS encoding phosphoadenylyl-sulfate reductase, which produces MSATIIQSLLDKTKDFSLDETLVYLANEYPGKVIFSTSFGQEDQVITDFIAKSNTDITIFTLDTGRLFQETYDVFHKTLKKYKKQIEVYFPEAASVENLLQQKGPNSFYDSVENRKECCFIRKVVPLRKALSGNSVWITGLRAEQSENRNDLQLFEYDGGFEIIKFNPLLKWTLEEVETYLSENNVPQNALHKQGFVSIGCAPCTRAIFPGEDIRAGRWWWESSHKECGLHSAKKE; this is translated from the coding sequence ATGAGTGCGACGATTATACAATCATTATTAGATAAAACAAAAGATTTTTCGCTGGATGAAACACTTGTTTATTTAGCAAATGAATATCCGGGAAAAGTAATTTTCTCGACTTCTTTTGGTCAGGAAGATCAGGTAATTACAGATTTTATTGCAAAAAGCAATACTGATATTACCATTTTTACCTTAGATACCGGAAGATTATTTCAGGAGACTTATGATGTTTTTCACAAGACATTAAAAAAATACAAAAAACAAATAGAAGTTTATTTTCCGGAAGCGGCATCAGTAGAAAATCTATTGCAACAAAAAGGACCAAACAGCTTTTATGATTCGGTTGAAAATAGAAAAGAATGCTGTTTTATCCGTAAAGTAGTTCCGTTAAGAAAAGCTTTATCCGGAAACTCAGTTTGGATTACGGGTTTAAGAGCTGAACAATCTGAGAATAGAAACGATTTACAATTGTTTGAATACGATGGAGGTTTCGAAATCATCAAATTCAACCCTTTATTAAAATGGACTTTAGAAGAAGTTGAAACGTATTTATCAGAAAACAATGTTCCTCAAAATGCTTTACACAAGCAAGGCTTCGTAAGCATAGGATGTGCGCCCTGCACAAGAGCAATTTTCCCTGGCGAAGATATAAGAGCCGGAAGATGGTGGTGGGAATCAAGCCATAAAGAGTGTGGTTTGCATAGTGCTAAGAAAGAGTAA
- a CDS encoding sulfite exporter TauE/SafE family protein, protein MEEELKINSYDVRSDASIKEKLWVVIPVVLLVGLLSTLIYKHHAEFSIEGLVSGFDTDFLIFFAIGAFAQLVDGTLGMGYGATSTSFLLAYGVPPVISSTGVHVAEMFTTGASAISHHKFGNINKKLVKHLLIPGVLGSITGAYLLSDVISGDVIKPFIAVYMIVLAIIIIRKALAKTIVKKKTKKLGYLATFGGFMDAVGGGGWGPIVTSTLLGRGRNPRYTIGSVNAAEFAISFASGITFMLFGGIHGWQVIIGLILGGVIAAPVGAYLVNKIKRKPMMVAVGILIILLSLKTLSKLL, encoded by the coding sequence ATGGAGGAAGAATTAAAAATTAATAGTTATGATGTTAGATCTGATGCATCAATAAAAGAAAAGTTGTGGGTTGTAATTCCCGTGGTTCTGTTAGTAGGTTTGTTATCTACGTTGATATACAAGCATCATGCTGAATTTTCGATAGAGGGATTAGTTTCCGGATTTGACACAGACTTTTTAATATTTTTTGCTATTGGAGCTTTTGCTCAGTTGGTAGACGGGACATTAGGAATGGGTTATGGAGCAACGTCCACTTCATTTTTATTGGCTTACGGAGTTCCGCCGGTAATTAGCAGCACAGGAGTTCACGTTGCAGAAATGTTTACAACAGGCGCATCGGCGATTTCACATCATAAATTCGGAAATATTAATAAAAAGCTGGTAAAACATCTATTAATTCCGGGAGTTTTAGGTTCGATTACAGGGGCTTATTTATTGTCTGACGTTATTAGCGGAGATGTTATAAAGCCATTTATTGCGGTTTACATGATTGTCTTAGCTATTATTATAATTAGAAAAGCATTAGCCAAAACCATTGTTAAAAAGAAAACAAAAAAGCTAGGATATTTAGCGACTTTTGGAGGTTTTATGGATGCTGTTGGCGGTGGCGGATGGGGGCCAATTGTAACGTCTACATTATTAGGACGTGGCAGGAACCCCAGATATACAATAGGTTCTGTAAATGCAGCAGAATTTGCTATTTCATTTGCAAGCGGAATAACATTTATGCTTTTTGGAGGAATCCATGGTTGGCAGGTTATTATAGGATTAATTTTAGGAGGAGTAATCGCGGCACCGGTTGGGGCTTATTTGGTTAATAAAATCAAAAGAAAACCAATGATGGTTGCGGTTGGAATTTTAATTATATTATTGAGTTTAAAAACATTATCTAAATTATTGTAA
- a CDS encoding RrF2 family transcriptional regulator: protein MLSKKTKYGIKALTYLARRENNEPVQIAEIAKSEHISIKFLESILLLLRNSGFLGAKKGKGGGYYLIKDPKDISMAKVYRILEGPIALLPCASHNFYERCDDCDDETTCAARRLMMEVRDNTLKILESNSLADIAF from the coding sequence GTGCTTTCAAAGAAAACAAAATACGGCATTAAGGCTTTAACTTATTTGGCTAGACGTGAAAATAATGAACCTGTACAAATTGCCGAAATTGCTAAAAGTGAACATATTTCGATTAAATTCTTAGAAAGTATATTATTACTGCTTAGAAATTCTGGTTTCCTGGGAGCAAAAAAAGGTAAAGGCGGAGGTTATTATCTGATAAAAGATCCCAAAGATATCAGTATGGCTAAAGTGTACCGTATTCTAGAAGGTCCAATTGCTTTGCTGCCTTGTGCAAGTCATAATTTTTATGAAAGATGCGATGATTGCGATGACGAAACTACTTGTGCAGCAAGACGTTTAATGATGGAAGTTCGTGATAATACTTTAAAAATATTAGAAAGTAATTCTTTGGCAGATATTGCGTTTTAA
- a CDS encoding sulfite exporter TauE/SafE family protein — translation MDFQIGLVIAGLAVGFVVGLTGVGGGSLMTPILLYFGIPPTTAVGTDLLYAAFTKMGGVFVHHKKGNINWKITGWLTLGSVPAALLTLWILNSIKTDISTINAVIKYSLGWALLFTSIAILFKKKLLVYSQKHAGDKFHSESHTQNMLTIGIGVLLGATVTLTSIGAGALGTVTLFFLYPLLPTPRLVGTEIAHAVPLTLVAGIGHASMGNLDLALLGQLLLGSLPGIFMGSMLSGKVPDLFLRNAIAVMLFLAGYKLIF, via the coding sequence ATGGATTTTCAAATAGGTCTTGTAATTGCAGGTTTGGCAGTAGGTTTTGTAGTGGGGTTGACAGGTGTTGGAGGCGGTTCTTTAATGACTCCTATTTTATTGTATTTTGGTATTCCACCAACCACAGCCGTTGGAACCGATTTATTATACGCTGCTTTTACCAAAATGGGAGGCGTATTTGTACACCACAAAAAAGGCAACATCAATTGGAAAATTACGGGCTGGCTTACTTTAGGAAGTGTTCCTGCAGCTTTACTAACGCTGTGGATATTAAACAGCATTAAAACAGATATTTCGACAATAAATGCAGTTATAAAATACAGTTTAGGCTGGGCATTGCTTTTTACATCAATTGCCATTTTATTCAAAAAGAAACTATTAGTATATTCTCAAAAACATGCGGGGGATAAATTTCACAGCGAAAGTCATACTCAAAACATGCTGACTATCGGGATTGGGGTATTATTGGGCGCAACCGTAACCTTAACATCTATTGGTGCCGGAGCTTTAGGAACAGTTACCTTGTTTTTTCTATATCCGCTTTTACCAACGCCACGTTTGGTAGGAACCGAAATTGCTCACGCCGTTCCGCTAACTCTTGTTGCCGGAATTGGTCATGCCTCAATGGGAAATTTAGATTTAGCCTTGTTAGGGCAACTATTATTAGGGTCGCTTCCGGGAATTTTTATGGGAAGTATGTTAAGCGGAAAAGTGCCTGATTTATTTTTAAGAAACGCCATCGCAGTAATGCTCTTCTTAGCCGGATATAAATTGATTTTTTAA
- the cysD gene encoding sulfate adenylyltransferase subunit CysD has protein sequence MSSSSVLKTNALESEAIYIFREVISQFDKPVLLFSGGKDSITLVRLAQKAFFPAKIPFPLLHVDTGHNFPETIAFRDKLVEELGLELIVRNVQDAIDEGKVVEETGKYSSRNSLQTTTLLDAIEEFKFDACIGGARRDEEKARAKERIFSVRDDFGQWDEKNQRPELFDILNGKIENGQNVRVFPISNWTELDVWSYIEKEHIEIPSIYFSHKRKVFLRDGLIWSHSPYVYQEEDEQIEERIVRFRTVGDMSCTAAVESYAATIQEVVGEIRESTISERGARIDDKRSEAAMEKRKQQGYF, from the coding sequence ATGAGTTCAAGTTCAGTATTAAAAACAAACGCTTTAGAGAGTGAAGCGATATACATTTTCAGAGAAGTAATTTCACAATTTGACAAGCCTGTTTTACTTTTTTCTGGAGGAAAAGATTCTATAACATTAGTGCGTTTGGCACAAAAGGCATTTTTTCCGGCAAAGATTCCGTTTCCTCTTTTGCATGTTGATACGGGACACAATTTCCCTGAAACTATTGCTTTTAGAGACAAATTGGTAGAAGAATTAGGTTTAGAATTAATCGTTCGTAATGTTCAGGATGCTATTGATGAAGGAAAAGTGGTTGAAGAAACTGGGAAATATTCTAGTAGAAACAGCTTGCAGACCACAACACTTTTAGATGCTATCGAAGAATTTAAGTTTGATGCTTGTATTGGTGGTGCGCGTCGTGATGAAGAAAAAGCAAGAGCTAAGGAACGTATTTTTTCAGTTCGTGATGATTTTGGTCAATGGGATGAAAAAAATCAACGTCCGGAGTTATTTGATATTTTGAACGGAAAAATAGAAAATGGTCAAAACGTTCGTGTTTTTCCAATTTCAAACTGGACAGAATTAGATGTTTGGAGTTATATCGAAAAAGAACATATTGAAATTCCGTCAATCTATTTTTCACATAAAAGAAAAGTTTTTTTGAGAGACGGTTTAATCTGGTCGCATTCTCCTTATGTGTACCAGGAAGAAGACGAACAAATCGAAGAAAGAATTGTTCGTTTCAGAACCGTTGGAGATATGAGTTGTACCGCTGCTGTTGAATCTTATGCTGCAACAATTCAGGAAGTTGTTGGAGAAATCAGAGAATCAACTATTTCTGAAAGAGGCGCCAGAATCGACGATAAACGTTCTGAAGCTGCAATGGAAAAGAGAAAACAACAAGGATACTTTTAA